A single region of the Pseudomonas solani genome encodes:
- a CDS encoding PA4642 family protein — MRKDKKQVIGEEITEDSIKLFLTVEPADATPPSLHKLVKAYRGLRIDDFERFLQFFLEAGYDLGAKDEQGNDFVALIKDQRLAEPYIEAVQAARG; from the coding sequence ATGCGCAAAGACAAGAAGCAGGTGATCGGCGAAGAAATCACCGAGGACTCGATCAAGCTGTTCCTCACGGTGGAGCCGGCCGATGCGACGCCGCCGTCCCTGCACAAGCTGGTCAAGGCCTACCGCGGCCTGCGCATCGATGACTTCGAACGCTTCCTGCAGTTCTTCCTCGAGGCCGGCTACGACCTCGGCGCCAAGGACGAGCAGGGCAATGACTTCGTCGCCCTGATCAAGGATCAGCGCCTGGCCGAACCCTATATCGAGGCCGTTCAGGCCGCCCGGGGCTGA